Proteins encoded by one window of Ursus arctos isolate Adak ecotype North America unplaced genomic scaffold, UrsArc2.0 scaffold_22, whole genome shotgun sequence:
- the FOLR2 gene encoding folate receptor beta gives MAWTLIPLLLLLAWTASMGSARARTDLLNVCMDAKHHKAKPGPEDKLHDQCTPWKEKACCSASTSQELHKDISLLYNFTWDHCGKMEPACRRHFIQDNCLYECSPNLGPWIREVNQSWRRERFLHVPLCKEDCQRWWEDCRTSYTCKANWHRGWDWTSGINKCPAKTTCRTFEAYFPTPAALCEGLWSHSYQASNYSRGSGRCIQMWFDPAQGNPNEEVARFYALAMSAGAVPQGAEPLLLSLALMLLLWLLS, from the exons atGGCCTGGACACTGATACCACTTCTGCTGCTGTTGGCCTGGACGGCCTCCATGGGCAGTGCCCGGGCCAGGACAGACCTGCTCAACGTCTGCATGGACGCCAAGCACCACAAGGCAAAACCAGGCCCTGAGGACAAGCTGCACGACCAG TGCACTCCCTGGAAGGAGAAGGCCTGCTGCTCAGCCAGCACCAGCCAGGAGCTGCACAAGGACATCTCCCTCCTGTACAACTTCACCTGGGACCACTGCGGCAAGATGGAGCCCGCCTGCAGGCGCCACTTCATCCAGGACAACTGTCTCTACGAGTGCTCACCCAACCTGGGGCCCTGGATCCGGGAG gtGAACCAGAGCTGGCGCCGGGAACGTTTCCTGCACGTGCCCCTGTGCAAAGAGGACTGTCAGCGATGGTGGGAGGACTGTCGCACCTCCTACACCTGCAAAGCCAACTGGCACAGGGGCTGGGACTGGACCTCAG gAATTAACAAGTGTCCAGCCAAGACCACCTGCCGCACGTTTGAGGCCTACTTTCCCACACCTGCAGCCCTGTGTGAGGGCCTCTGGAGTCACTCCTACCAGGCCAGCAACTACAGCCGAGGGAGCGGCCGCTGCATCCAGATGTGGTTCGACCCGGCCCAGGGCAACCCCAACGAGGAGGTGGCGAGGTTCTATGCCCTGGCCATGAGTGCTGGGGCCGTGCCCCAAGGGGCTGAGCCTCTCCTGCTCAGCCTGGCCCTGATGCTGCTGCTCTGGCTGCTCAGCTGA
- the FOLR1 gene encoding folate receptor alpha isoform X1, whose protein sequence is MAQRVTTQPLLLLLLGVAAVWAARPRTELLNVCMDAKHHKEKPSPEDELHKQCSPWKKNSCCFTNTSEEAHKDISYLYKFNWNHCGHMTPACKRHFIQDTCLYECSPNLGPWIQEVNQSWRKERILDVPLCKEDCQQWWEDCRTSYTCKSNWHKGWDWSSGYNRCPAGAACLPFHFYFPTSAALCSEIWSHSYKPSNYSRGSGRCIQMWFDPAQGNPNEEVARFYALAMSAGAVPQGAEPLLLSLALMLQLWLLG, encoded by the exons ATGGCCCAGCGGGTGACAACAcagccgctgctgctgctgctgctgggggtggCCGCAGTGTGGGCAGCCCGGCCCAGGACTGAGCTGCTCAATGTCTGCATGGACGCCAAGCACCACAAGGAAAAGCCAAGCCCGGAGGACGAGCTGCACAAGCAG TGCAGCCCCTGGAAGAAGAATTCCTGCTGCTTCACCAACACCAGCGAGGAAGCCCATAAGGATATTTCCTACCTGTACAAATTCAACTGGAACCATTGCGGACATATGACACCTGCCTGTAAAAGGCACTTCATCCAGGACACCTGCCTGTATGAGTGCTCCCCTAACCTGGGGCCCTGGATCCAGGAG GTGAACCAGAGCTGGCGCAAGGAGCGCATCCTGGACGTGCCCCTGTGCAAAGAGGACTGCCAGCAGTGGTGGGAGGACTGTCGCACCTCCTACACCTGCAAGAGCAACTGGCACAAGGGCTGGGACTGGTCCTCAG GCTATAACCGGTGCCCAGCGGGAGCTGCCtgccttccttttcatttctacttCCCCACATCCGCTGCTCTGTGCAGTGAAATCTGGAGTCACTCCTACAAACCCAGCAACTACAGCCGAGGGAGTGGCCGCTGCATCCAGATGTGGTTCGACCCAGCCCAGGGCAACCCCAACGAGGAGGTGGCGAGGTTCTATGCCCTGGCCATGAGTGCTGGGGCCGTGCCCCAAGGGGCTGAGCCTCTCCTGCTCAGCCTGGCCCTGATGCTGCAGCTCTGGCTGCTCGGCTGA
- the INPPL1 gene encoding phosphatidylinositol 3,4,5-trisphosphate 5-phosphatase 2 isoform X1: protein MASASGAPGPGGAGPGGALGSPAPAWYHRDLSRAAAEELLARAGRDGSFLVRDSESVAGAFALCVLYQKHVHTYRILPDGEDFLAVQTSQGVPVRRFQTLGELIGLYAQPNQGLVCALLLPVEREREPEPPDDRDVSDGEDEKPPLPPRSGSTSVSAPVGPGSPPAAPETPTTPAAESAPNGLSTVSHEYLKGSYGLDLEAVRGGASSLPHLTRTLATSCRRLHSEVDKVLSGLEILSKVFDQQSSPMVTRLLQQQNPPQTGEQELESLVLKLSVLKDFLSGIQKKALKALQDMSSTAPPAPLQPSIRKAKTIPVQAFEVKLDVTLGDLTKIGKSQKFTLSVDVEGGRLVLLRRQRDSQEDWTTFTHDRIRQLIKSQRVQNKLGVVFEKEKDRTQRKDFIFVSARKREAFCQLLQLMKNKHSKQDEPDMISVFIGTWNMGSVPPPKNVTSWFTSKGLGKTLDEVTVTIPHDIYVFGTQENSVGDREWLDLLRGGLKELTDLDYHPIAMQSLWNIKVAVLVKPEHENRISHVSTSSVKTGIANTLGNKGAVGVSFMFNGTSFGFVNCHLTSGNEKTARRNQNYLDILRLLSLGDRQLSAFDISLRFTHLFWFGDLNYRLDMDIQEILNYISRKEFEPLLRVDQLNLEREKHKVFLRFSEEEISFPPTYRYERGSRDTYAWHKQKPTGVRTNVPSWCDRILWKSYPETHIICNSYGCTDDIVTSDHSPVFGTFEVGVTSQFISKKGLSKTSDQAYIEFESIEAIVKTASRTKFFIEFYSTCLEEYKKSFENDAQSSDNINFLKVQWSSRQLPTLKPILADIEYLQDQHLLLTVKSMDGYESYGECVVALKSMIGSTAQQFLTFLSHRGEETGNIRGSMKVRVPTERLGTRERLYEWISIDKDEAGAKSKAPSVSRGSQDPRSGNRKPAPTEASCPLSKLFEEPEKPPPTGRPPAPPRAAPREEPLTSRLKAEGAPEPEGVAAPPPKNSFNNPAYYVLEGVPHQLLPPEPPSPARAPVPPATKNKVAITVPAPQLGRHRPPRVGEGSSSDEDSGGTLPPPDFPPPPLPDSAIFLPPSLDPLPGPVVRGRGGGEARGAPPPKAHPRPPLPPGPSPTSTFLGEVASGDDRSCSVLQMAKTLSEVDYAPAGPGRSVLLPGPLELQPPRGLPSDYGRPLSFPPPRIRESIQEDLAEEAPCPQGGRASGLGEAGMGAWLRAIGLERYEEGLVHNGWDDLEFLSDITEEDLEEAGVQDPAHKRLLLDTLQLSK, encoded by the exons ATGGCCTCGGCCAGCGGGGCGCCGGGCCCGGGGGGTGCGGGGCCCGGGGGCGCGCTGGGCAGCCCGGCCCCCGCCTGGTACCACCGCGACCTGAGCCGCGCTGCCGCCGAGGAGCTGCTGGCCCGGGCAGGCCGCGATGGCAGCTTCCTGGTCCGAGACAGCGAGAGCGTGGCGGGAGCCTTCGCGCTCTGTGTCCT GTATCAGAAGCACGTGCATACATATCGAATTCTACCCGATGGCGAAGACTTCCTGGCTGTGCAG ACCTCGCAGGGCGTGCCCGTGCGCCGTTTCCAGACCCTGGGCGAGCTCATTGGCCTGTATGCGCAGCCCAATCAGGGCCTTGTGTGCGCCCTGCTGCTGCCTgtggagcgggagcgggagccagAGCCACCCGACGACCGTGATGTCTCAG ATGGCGAGGACGAGAAGCCGCCACTGCCCCCGCGTTCTGGCTCCACCAGCGTTTCTGCGCCCGTGGGGCCCGGCagccccccagcagcccctgagACTCCCACAACTCCAGCTGCTGAGAG TGCCCCCAATGGGCTGAGCACCGTCTCGCACGAGTACCTGAAGGGTAGCTACGGACTGGACCTGGAGGCTGTGCGAGGCGGAGCCAGCAGCCTGCCGCACCTTACCCGCACCCTTGCCACCTCATGCCGCCGGCTGCACAG TGAGGTGGACAAGGTCCTGTCGGGCCTGGAGATCCTGTCCAAGGTGTTTGACCAGCAGAGCTCTCCCATGGTGACCCGCCTTTTGCAGCAGCAG aaTCCACCGCAGACAGGGGAGCAAGAACTAGAGAGCCTGGTGCTGAAGCTGTCGGTGTTAAAGGACTTCCTGTCAGGCATCCAGAAGAAG GCCCTGAAGGCCCTGCAGGACATGAGCTCCACAGCGCCGCCGGCTCCGCTGCAGCCGTCCATACGGAAGGCCAAGACCATCCCGGTGCAGGCCTTTGAG GTGAAGCTGGATGTGACCCTGGGCGACCTGACCAAGATCGGGAAGTCGCAGAAGTTCACGCTGAGCGTGGATGTGGAGGGCGGGCGGCTGGTGCTGCTGCGGAGACAGCGGGACTCGCAGGAGGACTGGACGACCTTCACGCATGACCGCA TCCGTCAGCTCATTAAGTCCCAGCGTGTCCAGAACAAGCTGGGCGTCGTGTTCGAGAAGGAGAAGGACCGGACCCAGCGCAAGGACTTCATCTTCGTCAGTGCCCGG AAGCGGGAGGCCTTCTGCCAGCTACTGCAGCTCATGAAGAACAAGCACTCCAAGCAAGACGAGCCCGACATGATCTCCGTCTTCATAGGCACCTGGAACATGG GAAGCGTGCCACCTCCGAAGAACGTGACCTCTTGGTTCACATCGAAGGGCCTGGGGAAAACCCTGGATGAGGTCACAGTGACCATACCCCATGACATCTATGTCTTCGGGACCCAGGAGAACTCGGTGGGCGACCGCGAGTGGCTGGACCTGCTACGCGGGggcctcaaggagctcacagaccTGGATTACCACCCG ATCGCCATGCAGTCGCTGTGGAACATCAAGGTAGCTGTGCTGGTCAAGCCAGAGCACGAGAACCGAATCAGCCACGTCAGTACGTCCAGCGTGAAGACTGGCATCGCCAACACCCTGG GAAACAAGGGGGCTGTGGGAGTCTCCTTCATGTTCAACGGCACTTCGTTTGGCTTCGTGAACTGCCACCTCACCTCGGGAAATGAGAAAACTGCCCG GCGGAACCAGAACTACCTGGACATCCTGCGGCTGCTCTCGCTGGGCGACCGGCAGCTCAGTGCCTTTGATATCTCTCTGCGTTTCACTCACCTCTTCTGGTTTGGGGACCTCAACTACCGCCTGGACATGGATATCCAG GAGATCCTGAACTACATCAGCAGGAAGGAGTTCGAGCCCCTGCTCAGGGTGGACCAGCTTAACTTGGAACGCGAGAAGCACAAGGTCTTCCTCCGATTCA GTGAGGAGGAGATCTCCTTCCCGCCCACCTACCGCTACGAGCGGGGCTCCCGGGACACGTATGCCTGGCACAAGCAGAAGCCAACTGGG GTCCGGACCAATGTGCCTTCATGGTGTGACCGGATTCTCTGGAAGTCCTACCCTGAGACCCACATCATCTGCAATTCCTACG GTTGCACTGATGACATCGTCACCAGTGACCACTCCCCCGTGTTTGGGACATTTGAGGTTGGAGTGACCTCTCAGTTCATCTCCAAGAAAG gGCTCTCAAAGACTTCGGACCAGGCCTACATTGAGTTTGAGAGCATCGAGGCCATTGTGAAGACGGCCAGCCGCACCAAGTTCTTTATTGAGTTCTACTCCACCTGCCTGGAGG agtACAAAAAGAGCTTTGAGAATGATGCCCAGAGCAGTGACAACATCAACTTTCTCAAGGTGCAGTGGTCTTCACGCCAGCTGCCCACG CTCAAGCCAATTCTGGCTGATATCGAGTACCTGCAGGACCAGCATCTCCTGCTCACGGTCAAGTCCATGGATGGCTACGAGTCCTatg GGGAGTGCGTGGTGGCGCTCAAGTCCATGATTGGCAGCACAGCCCAGCAGTTCCTGACCTTCCTGTCCCACCGCGGCGAGGAGACAGGCAACATCCGTGGTTCCATGAAGGTGCGGGTGCCCACAGAGCGCCTGGGCACCCGTGAGCGGCTCTACG aGTGGATCAGCATTGATAAGGATGAGGCAGGAGCAAAGAGCAAAGCCCCTTCTGTGTCTCGAGGCAGCCAGGATCCCAG GTCAGGGAACCGTAAGCCAGCCCCCACAGAGGCCTCCTGCCCACTGTCCAAGTTATTTGAAGAACCAGAGAAACCACCACCAACTGggaggcccccagccccacctcgaGCTGCCCCCCGGGAGGAGCCCTTGACCTCCAG GTTGAAGGCAGAGGGGGCTCCAGAGCCGGAAGGGGTGGCAGCCCCCCCACCCAAGAACAGCTTCAATAACCCTGCCTACTACGTCCTTGAAGGGGTCCCCCACCAGCTGCTGCCCCCGGAGCCACCCTCGCCTGCCAGGGCCCCTGTCCCACCGGCCACCAAGAACAAAGTGGCCATCACAGTGCCTGCTCCACAGCTGGGGCGCCACCGGCCCCCCCGTGTGGGAGAGGGGAGCTCATCAGACGAGGACTCTGGGGGCACACTGCCCCCTCCAGACTTTCCGCCCCCACCACTGCCAGACTCGGCCATCTTCCTGCCCCCCAGCCTGGATCCTCTGCCAGGGCCAGTGGTCCGGGGCCGCGGCGGGGGTGAGGCCCGTGGCGCACCGCCTCCCAAGGCCCATCCACGACCCCCACTGCCCCCAGGCCCCTCACCTACCAGCACTTTCCTGGGGGAGGTAGCCAGTGGGGACGATCGCTCCTGCTCCGTGCTGCAGATGGCCAAGACGCTGAGTGAGGTGGACTATGCTCCCGCTGGGCCTGGCCGCTCAGTGCTTCTGCCAGGCCCCCTGGAGCTGCAGCCGCCCCGGGGACTGCCCTCGGACTACGGCCGGCCTCTCAGCTTCCCTCCACCTCGCATCCGAGAGAGCATCCAGGAGGACCTGGCAGAGGAG GCTCCGTGCCCGCAGGGCGGGCGGGCCAGCGGGCTGGGCGAGGCGGGCATGGGCGCCTGGCTGCGGGCCATCGGCTTGGAGCGCTATGAGGAGGGCCTGGTGCACAATGGCTGGGACGACCTGGAGTTTCtcag CGACATCACCGAGGAGGAcctggaggaggctggggtgCAGGACCCGGCTCACAAGCGCCTCCTTTTGGACACCCTGCAGCTCAGCAAGTGA
- the FOLR1 gene encoding folate receptor alpha isoform X2, producing the protein MALHLLQSPEALTLPACHRIQCSPWKKNSCCFTNTSEEAHKDISYLYKFNWNHCGHMTPACKRHFIQDTCLYECSPNLGPWIQEVNQSWRKERILDVPLCKEDCQQWWEDCRTSYTCKSNWHKGWDWSSGYNRCPAGAACLPFHFYFPTSAALCSEIWSHSYKPSNYSRGSGRCIQMWFDPAQGNPNEEVARFYALAMSAGAVPQGAEPLLLSLALMLQLWLLG; encoded by the exons TGCAGCCCCTGGAAGAAGAATTCCTGCTGCTTCACCAACACCAGCGAGGAAGCCCATAAGGATATTTCCTACCTGTACAAATTCAACTGGAACCATTGCGGACATATGACACCTGCCTGTAAAAGGCACTTCATCCAGGACACCTGCCTGTATGAGTGCTCCCCTAACCTGGGGCCCTGGATCCAGGAG GTGAACCAGAGCTGGCGCAAGGAGCGCATCCTGGACGTGCCCCTGTGCAAAGAGGACTGCCAGCAGTGGTGGGAGGACTGTCGCACCTCCTACACCTGCAAGAGCAACTGGCACAAGGGCTGGGACTGGTCCTCAG GCTATAACCGGTGCCCAGCGGGAGCTGCCtgccttccttttcatttctacttCCCCACATCCGCTGCTCTGTGCAGTGAAATCTGGAGTCACTCCTACAAACCCAGCAACTACAGCCGAGGGAGTGGCCGCTGCATCCAGATGTGGTTCGACCCAGCCCAGGGCAACCCCAACGAGGAGGTGGCGAGGTTCTATGCCCTGGCCATGAGTGCTGGGGCCGTGCCCCAAGGGGCTGAGCCTCTCCTGCTCAGCCTGGCCCTGATGCTGCAGCTCTGGCTGCTCGGCTGA
- the INPPL1 gene encoding phosphatidylinositol 3,4,5-trisphosphate 5-phosphatase 2 isoform X2, with protein MASASGAPGPGGAGPGGALGSPAPAWYHRDLSRAAAEELLARAGRDGSFLVRDSESVAGAFALCVLYQKHVHTYRILPDGEDFLAVQTSQGVPVRRFQTLGELIGLYAQPNQGLVCALLLPVEREREPEPPDDRDVSDGEDEKPPLPPRSGSTSVSAPVGPGSPPAAPETPTTPAAESAPNGLSTVSHEYLKGSYGLDLEAVRGGASSLPHLTRTLATSCRRLHSEVDKVLSGLEILSKVFDQQSSPMVTRLLQQQNPPQTGEQELESLVLKLSVLKDFLSGIQKKALKALQDMSSTAPPAPLQPSIRKAKTIPVQAFEVKLDVTLGDLTKIGKSQKFTLSVDVEGGRLVLLRRQRDSQEDWTTFTHDRIRQLIKSQRVQNKLGVVFEKEKDRTQRKDFIFVSARKREAFCQLLQLMKNKHSKQDEPDMISVFIGTWNMGSVPPPKNVTSWFTSKGLGKTLDEVTVTIPHDIYVFGTQENSVGDREWLDLLRGGLKELTDLDYHPIAMQSLWNIKVAVLVKPEHENRISHVSTSSVKTGIANTLGNKGAVGVSFMFNGTSFGFVNCHLTSGNEKTARRNQNYLDILRLLSLGDRQLSAFDISLRFTHLFWFGDLNYRLDMDIQEILNYISRKEFEPLLRVDQLNLEREKHKVFLRFSEEEISFPPTYRYERGSRDTYAWHKQKPTGVRTNVPSWCDRILWKSYPETHIICNSYGCTDDIVTSDHSPVFGTFEVGVTSQFISKKGLSKTSDQAYIEFESIEAIVKTASRTKFFIEFYSTCLEEYKKSFENDAQSSDNINFLKVQWSSRQLPTLKPILADIEYLQDQHLLLTVKSMDGYESYGECVVALKSMIGSTAQQFLTFLSHRGEETGNIRGSMKVRVPTERLGTRERLYEWISIDKDEAGAKSKAPSVSRGSQDPRSGNRKPAPTEASCPLSKLFEEPEKPPPTGRPPAPPRAAPREEPLTSRLKAEGAPEPEGVAAPPPKNSFNNPAYYVLEGVPHQLLPPEPPSPARAPVPPATKNKVAITVPAPQLGRHRPPRVGEGSSSDEDSGGTLPPPDFPPPPLPDSAIFLPPSLDPLPGPVVRGRGGGEARGAPPPKAHPRPPLPPGPSPTSTFLGEVASGDDRSCSVLQMAKTLSEVDYAPAGPGRSVLLPGPLELQPPRGLPSDYGRPLSFPPPRIRESIQEDLAEERHHRGGPGGGWGAGPGSQAPPFGHPAAQQVIAVALRSCELGTPTPPLRPSQSPEVEKL; from the exons ATGGCCTCGGCCAGCGGGGCGCCGGGCCCGGGGGGTGCGGGGCCCGGGGGCGCGCTGGGCAGCCCGGCCCCCGCCTGGTACCACCGCGACCTGAGCCGCGCTGCCGCCGAGGAGCTGCTGGCCCGGGCAGGCCGCGATGGCAGCTTCCTGGTCCGAGACAGCGAGAGCGTGGCGGGAGCCTTCGCGCTCTGTGTCCT GTATCAGAAGCACGTGCATACATATCGAATTCTACCCGATGGCGAAGACTTCCTGGCTGTGCAG ACCTCGCAGGGCGTGCCCGTGCGCCGTTTCCAGACCCTGGGCGAGCTCATTGGCCTGTATGCGCAGCCCAATCAGGGCCTTGTGTGCGCCCTGCTGCTGCCTgtggagcgggagcgggagccagAGCCACCCGACGACCGTGATGTCTCAG ATGGCGAGGACGAGAAGCCGCCACTGCCCCCGCGTTCTGGCTCCACCAGCGTTTCTGCGCCCGTGGGGCCCGGCagccccccagcagcccctgagACTCCCACAACTCCAGCTGCTGAGAG TGCCCCCAATGGGCTGAGCACCGTCTCGCACGAGTACCTGAAGGGTAGCTACGGACTGGACCTGGAGGCTGTGCGAGGCGGAGCCAGCAGCCTGCCGCACCTTACCCGCACCCTTGCCACCTCATGCCGCCGGCTGCACAG TGAGGTGGACAAGGTCCTGTCGGGCCTGGAGATCCTGTCCAAGGTGTTTGACCAGCAGAGCTCTCCCATGGTGACCCGCCTTTTGCAGCAGCAG aaTCCACCGCAGACAGGGGAGCAAGAACTAGAGAGCCTGGTGCTGAAGCTGTCGGTGTTAAAGGACTTCCTGTCAGGCATCCAGAAGAAG GCCCTGAAGGCCCTGCAGGACATGAGCTCCACAGCGCCGCCGGCTCCGCTGCAGCCGTCCATACGGAAGGCCAAGACCATCCCGGTGCAGGCCTTTGAG GTGAAGCTGGATGTGACCCTGGGCGACCTGACCAAGATCGGGAAGTCGCAGAAGTTCACGCTGAGCGTGGATGTGGAGGGCGGGCGGCTGGTGCTGCTGCGGAGACAGCGGGACTCGCAGGAGGACTGGACGACCTTCACGCATGACCGCA TCCGTCAGCTCATTAAGTCCCAGCGTGTCCAGAACAAGCTGGGCGTCGTGTTCGAGAAGGAGAAGGACCGGACCCAGCGCAAGGACTTCATCTTCGTCAGTGCCCGG AAGCGGGAGGCCTTCTGCCAGCTACTGCAGCTCATGAAGAACAAGCACTCCAAGCAAGACGAGCCCGACATGATCTCCGTCTTCATAGGCACCTGGAACATGG GAAGCGTGCCACCTCCGAAGAACGTGACCTCTTGGTTCACATCGAAGGGCCTGGGGAAAACCCTGGATGAGGTCACAGTGACCATACCCCATGACATCTATGTCTTCGGGACCCAGGAGAACTCGGTGGGCGACCGCGAGTGGCTGGACCTGCTACGCGGGggcctcaaggagctcacagaccTGGATTACCACCCG ATCGCCATGCAGTCGCTGTGGAACATCAAGGTAGCTGTGCTGGTCAAGCCAGAGCACGAGAACCGAATCAGCCACGTCAGTACGTCCAGCGTGAAGACTGGCATCGCCAACACCCTGG GAAACAAGGGGGCTGTGGGAGTCTCCTTCATGTTCAACGGCACTTCGTTTGGCTTCGTGAACTGCCACCTCACCTCGGGAAATGAGAAAACTGCCCG GCGGAACCAGAACTACCTGGACATCCTGCGGCTGCTCTCGCTGGGCGACCGGCAGCTCAGTGCCTTTGATATCTCTCTGCGTTTCACTCACCTCTTCTGGTTTGGGGACCTCAACTACCGCCTGGACATGGATATCCAG GAGATCCTGAACTACATCAGCAGGAAGGAGTTCGAGCCCCTGCTCAGGGTGGACCAGCTTAACTTGGAACGCGAGAAGCACAAGGTCTTCCTCCGATTCA GTGAGGAGGAGATCTCCTTCCCGCCCACCTACCGCTACGAGCGGGGCTCCCGGGACACGTATGCCTGGCACAAGCAGAAGCCAACTGGG GTCCGGACCAATGTGCCTTCATGGTGTGACCGGATTCTCTGGAAGTCCTACCCTGAGACCCACATCATCTGCAATTCCTACG GTTGCACTGATGACATCGTCACCAGTGACCACTCCCCCGTGTTTGGGACATTTGAGGTTGGAGTGACCTCTCAGTTCATCTCCAAGAAAG gGCTCTCAAAGACTTCGGACCAGGCCTACATTGAGTTTGAGAGCATCGAGGCCATTGTGAAGACGGCCAGCCGCACCAAGTTCTTTATTGAGTTCTACTCCACCTGCCTGGAGG agtACAAAAAGAGCTTTGAGAATGATGCCCAGAGCAGTGACAACATCAACTTTCTCAAGGTGCAGTGGTCTTCACGCCAGCTGCCCACG CTCAAGCCAATTCTGGCTGATATCGAGTACCTGCAGGACCAGCATCTCCTGCTCACGGTCAAGTCCATGGATGGCTACGAGTCCTatg GGGAGTGCGTGGTGGCGCTCAAGTCCATGATTGGCAGCACAGCCCAGCAGTTCCTGACCTTCCTGTCCCACCGCGGCGAGGAGACAGGCAACATCCGTGGTTCCATGAAGGTGCGGGTGCCCACAGAGCGCCTGGGCACCCGTGAGCGGCTCTACG aGTGGATCAGCATTGATAAGGATGAGGCAGGAGCAAAGAGCAAAGCCCCTTCTGTGTCTCGAGGCAGCCAGGATCCCAG GTCAGGGAACCGTAAGCCAGCCCCCACAGAGGCCTCCTGCCCACTGTCCAAGTTATTTGAAGAACCAGAGAAACCACCACCAACTGggaggcccccagccccacctcgaGCTGCCCCCCGGGAGGAGCCCTTGACCTCCAG GTTGAAGGCAGAGGGGGCTCCAGAGCCGGAAGGGGTGGCAGCCCCCCCACCCAAGAACAGCTTCAATAACCCTGCCTACTACGTCCTTGAAGGGGTCCCCCACCAGCTGCTGCCCCCGGAGCCACCCTCGCCTGCCAGGGCCCCTGTCCCACCGGCCACCAAGAACAAAGTGGCCATCACAGTGCCTGCTCCACAGCTGGGGCGCCACCGGCCCCCCCGTGTGGGAGAGGGGAGCTCATCAGACGAGGACTCTGGGGGCACACTGCCCCCTCCAGACTTTCCGCCCCCACCACTGCCAGACTCGGCCATCTTCCTGCCCCCCAGCCTGGATCCTCTGCCAGGGCCAGTGGTCCGGGGCCGCGGCGGGGGTGAGGCCCGTGGCGCACCGCCTCCCAAGGCCCATCCACGACCCCCACTGCCCCCAGGCCCCTCACCTACCAGCACTTTCCTGGGGGAGGTAGCCAGTGGGGACGATCGCTCCTGCTCCGTGCTGCAGATGGCCAAGACGCTGAGTGAGGTGGACTATGCTCCCGCTGGGCCTGGCCGCTCAGTGCTTCTGCCAGGCCCCCTGGAGCTGCAGCCGCCCCGGGGACTGCCCTCGGACTACGGCCGGCCTCTCAGCTTCCCTCCACCTCGCATCCGAGAGAGCATCCAGGAGGACCTGGCAGAGGAG CGACATCACCGAGGAGGAcctggaggaggctggggtgCAGGACCCGGCTCACAAGCGCCTCCTTTTGGACACCCTGCAGCTCAGCAAGTGATAGCGGTGGCACTGCGAAGCTGCGAACTCGGCACCCCTACCCCTCCACTAAGGCCCAGCCAGAGCCCGGAGGTTGAAAAGTTATGA